The following coding sequences lie in one Bacteroidota bacterium genomic window:
- a CDS encoding SDR family oxidoreductase, giving the protein MLKDKVIVITGASSGIGEATAMLLAEHNTKLVLMARRKDRLEALAEKVKEMGAEAMILPVEVTNRTQVLDAFSRVHEAYGKVDVLVNNAGLMPVSFMDKLKIDEWDRMIDVNLKGLLYCIAGVLSSMKANRSGHIVNISSVAGRRVWPGFAVYNATKFGVTALSEAMRMELTPTFNIKVTVIEPGAVATELTQTITDQDILESFAKRRITPLLANDIARAIKYAITQPDHVNVSEVVVMPSAQM; this is encoded by the coding sequence ATGCTAAAAGACAAGGTTATTGTAATCACAGGCGCTTCCAGTGGAATCGGTGAGGCAACGGCAATGCTTCTGGCTGAGCACAATACAAAACTGGTACTGATGGCCAGACGGAAGGACCGTCTTGAAGCACTTGCTGAAAAGGTGAAGGAGATGGGGGCCGAGGCAATGATTTTGCCTGTTGAAGTAACTAACCGCACACAAGTATTGGACGCTTTCTCCCGTGTGCATGAAGCTTATGGAAAAGTTGATGTCCTGGTAAACAATGCGGGACTCATGCCTGTTTCGTTCATGGATAAGCTCAAGATTGACGAGTGGGACCGCATGATTGACGTGAACCTGAAAGGATTGCTTTATTGCATAGCCGGGGTGCTCAGCAGTATGAAAGCTAACCGGTCGGGGCACATTGTAAATATCTCGTCGGTGGCCGGACGAAGGGTTTGGCCTGGTTTCGCCGTTTACAATGCCACAAAGTTTGGTGTTACTGCCCTTTCGGAGGCCATGCGCATGGAGCTCACGCCCACCTTTAATATAAAGGTAACAGTGATCGAACCGGGAGCTGTGGCCACCGAACTTACGCAAACCATTACAGATCAAGATATTCTCGAAAGTTTTGCAAAGCGGCGCATCACTCCTTTGCTTGCCAACGATATTGCCAGGGCCATCAAATATGCCATCACCCAGCCCGATCACGTCAATGTGAGCGAAGTGGTTGTGATGCCCTCGGCGCAGATGTAA
- a CDS encoding RNA polymerase sigma factor produces the protein MKQQRTAFFEELVNSYGPKLYNLIRSIVLNHEDANDLLQETMIKAWKGLESFRQEASYATWLYRIALNEALRHQKRASLRRSLQFWQPATQTAQSPAGDVEAVLTAALETLTPRQRSIFALHYFNQLRFDEIAAMLGITEATAKATYHQSANKIRKYIAKYAEQ, from the coding sequence ATGAAGCAGCAACGCACAGCGTTCTTTGAAGAATTGGTAAATAGCTATGGGCCAAAGCTTTATAATTTAATCCGAAGCATTGTGCTCAATCACGAGGATGCCAACGACCTGCTTCAGGAGACCATGATCAAAGCATGGAAAGGACTTGAAAGCTTCCGGCAGGAGGCTTCCTATGCAACCTGGCTTTACCGCATTGCACTCAATGAGGCACTTCGGCACCAAAAGCGGGCGAGTTTGCGACGCAGTTTGCAGTTCTGGCAGCCAGCGACGCAAACCGCCCAATCCCCTGCAGGTGATGTGGAGGCAGTGCTGACAGCCGCACTCGAAACACTGACACCCAGGCAGCGAAGCATTTTTGCGTTGCACTACTTCAATCAGCTTCGATTCGACGAGATTGCAGCCATGCTCGGAATAACCGAAGCCACAGCCAAAGCTACTTACCATCAGTCAGCAAACAAAATCAGAAAATACATCGCAAAATATGCAGAGCAATGA
- a CDS encoding DUF5063 domain-containing protein, with protein MSDDPTLSRNVLEMAAVATEYCSFIEQASGMEPKIAFGNLLKFVPLLYLRGTLLPDIEPEYPEADERYVTEEQWDSIFLDLRALFDLEDEFTYVGENEFGEPASLNGSISEHLADVYQDLKDFITLFKKADPAKRENAIAGCKVLFAEHWGPRLARLLPVIHQKYFGQANEGETNFTDLF; from the coding sequence ATGTCCGACGACCCTACTTTGTCGCGCAATGTACTCGAAATGGCCGCTGTGGCCACCGAGTATTGCAGTTTCATCGAACAGGCCTCCGGCATGGAGCCCAAAATCGCATTTGGTAACCTGCTGAAGTTTGTTCCGCTGCTCTATTTGCGCGGAACCCTGCTGCCCGATATCGAACCGGAATATCCTGAAGCGGACGAAAGGTATGTGACTGAGGAACAATGGGACAGCATCTTTCTCGACCTCAGGGCATTGTTCGACCTCGAGGATGAATTCACCTATGTGGGCGAGAACGAGTTTGGCGAACCGGCCAGCCTCAATGGCAGCATCAGCGAACACCTTGCCGATGTGTATCAGGATTTGAAAGACTTTATCACCCTGTTCAAAAAAGCAGACCCGGCCAAGCGCGAAAACGCCATAGCCGGGTGCAAGGTTTTGTTTGCAGAACACTGGGGGCCTCGCCTTGCCCGCCTTCTGCCCGTAATACACCAGAAATATTTCGGGCAGGCGAACGAAGGCGAAACCAATTTTACCGACCTGTTCTGA
- a CDS encoding phospho-sugar mutase produces MSQQIDPQILEKAKSWLSPAFDEETRQQVQHLIDNDPAELAESFYRNLEFGTGGLRGIMGVGTNRMNRYTVAMATQGLANYIQKMFPGEQLKVAIAHDSRNNSSHFARITAEVFSANGIHVYLFDALRPTPELSFAIRRLGCHSGVVITASHNPKEYNGYKAYWNDGGQLIPPHDKNVIAEVEKISSPDQVNFQTQPELIHTLGEDFDDIYVNEIKALSLSPGLIANADDFRIVFTPIHGSTVKLVPKALRAVGFRNIFTVEAQDIPDGNFPTVHSPNPEEPAALAMAIEKAKEVDAHIVMATDPDGDRVGIAVKDDKGQYALLNGNQAASLLIYYLLHKWHENGKLTGKEYIVKTIVTSELLFDIADKYGVGKYDVLTGFKYIAEVIRLLEGQQKFIGGGEESYGYLVGDFVRDKDAVISCVMLAETAAWAEAQGKGMFGMLKEIYKEFGFYREKLLSVTKKGMQGAAEIKAMMERFRNNPPAEIGGQPLVMIKDYLLRISRDLRTGEEKPIDLPKSDVLQLFTADGSKISMRPSGTEPKIKFYFGVKGKLERVEDYHQVEAQLDKQIELMLASLGI; encoded by the coding sequence ATGAGCCAACAAATTGACCCTCAGATTCTTGAAAAAGCAAAATCGTGGCTTTCGCCCGCTTTCGACGAAGAAACGCGCCAGCAGGTGCAACACCTGATCGATAACGACCCTGCCGAGCTGGCCGAAAGTTTCTACCGAAACCTGGAATTCGGCACAGGCGGATTGCGTGGCATCATGGGCGTGGGCACCAACAGGATGAACAGATACACCGTTGCCATGGCCACCCAGGGACTTGCCAACTACATCCAAAAGATGTTTCCCGGTGAACAGCTCAAGGTGGCCATTGCCCACGACAGCCGCAACAACAGCAGCCATTTTGCGCGCATTACCGCCGAAGTTTTTTCGGCCAACGGCATTCATGTCTATCTGTTCGATGCGCTCAGGCCCACGCCGGAACTCTCCTTTGCCATCCGCCGTCTCGGCTGCCACAGCGGTGTGGTCATCACAGCCTCGCACAACCCCAAAGAATATAACGGCTACAAAGCTTATTGGAATGACGGCGGCCAGCTGATCCCTCCGCACGATAAAAACGTAATTGCTGAAGTAGAAAAAATCAGCAGCCCCGACCAGGTGAACTTCCAGACCCAACCCGAACTGATTCACACCCTGGGTGAAGATTTCGATGATATCTATGTCAACGAAATCAAGGCACTCAGTTTGTCGCCCGGGCTGATTGCCAATGCAGATGATTTTCGCATCGTTTTTACGCCCATCCACGGCTCCACCGTCAAGCTTGTGCCCAAGGCCCTGCGCGCTGTAGGTTTCAGAAACATTTTCACCGTTGAGGCACAGGACATCCCCGACGGCAATTTCCCCACCGTTCATTCACCCAATCCGGAAGAGCCGGCCGCATTGGCCATGGCCATCGAAAAAGCCAAAGAAGTAGATGCCCACATTGTGATGGCCACCGACCCCGACGGCGACCGCGTGGGCATTGCCGTGAAAGACGACAAGGGCCAATATGCCCTGCTCAACGGCAACCAGGCTGCCAGCCTGCTGATCTATTATCTGCTGCACAAATGGCACGAAAACGGCAAGCTCACCGGAAAAGAGTATATCGTTAAAACCATTGTCACCTCAGAGCTGCTGTTCGATATTGCCGACAAATATGGTGTCGGAAAATACGACGTGCTCACCGGCTTTAAATACATTGCCGAAGTGATCAGGTTGCTCGAGGGGCAGCAAAAATTCATCGGAGGAGGCGAGGAAAGCTATGGCTACCTGGTAGGCGACTTTGTGCGCGACAAGGATGCCGTGATCTCCTGCGTGATGCTGGCCGAAACAGCAGCCTGGGCCGAAGCACAGGGCAAAGGCATGTTTGGCATGCTCAAGGAAATTTACAAGGAGTTTGGCTTCTATCGCGAGAAACTGCTCTCAGTCACAAAGAAAGGCATGCAAGGCGCAGCCGAAATCAAGGCCATGATGGAACGCTTCAGGAACAATCCCCCAGCAGAAATCGGAGGCCAGCCCCTGGTGATGATCAAAGACTACCTGCTCCGCATAAGCCGCGACCTGCGCACCGGCGAAGAAAAACCTATTGACCTGCCTAAATCGGACGTGCTTCAGTTATTCACAGCCGATGGAAGCAAGATAAGCATGCGCCCCTCGGGCACTGAACCAAAAATTAAGTTCTATTTCGGCGTCAAAGGCAAACTCGAACGCGTCGAAGATTACCATCAGGTTGAGGCCCAACTCGACAAACAGATCGAGCTCATGCTGGCTTCACTGGGCATCTGA
- a CDS encoding GxxExxY protein, translated as MDKGSRGMLAMQIYDAAREVHQTIGAGMLYGVFQACLIHELRLRGLRFRTNALVDVHYKGIRIDERLVADLIVEENVVVEIVKTSENIAYHLTRLNTILSFTGIQLGILLDPSAERIVDGFRKVINPKKLSQ; from the coding sequence ATGGATAAGGGCAGCCGTGGCATGCTCGCCATGCAGATTTACGATGCAGCACGAGAAGTGCACCAAACCATCGGTGCCGGAATGCTCTACGGAGTTTTCCAGGCCTGCCTGATCCATGAGCTGAGGCTCCGCGGATTACGTTTCCGGACCAATGCCCTTGTTGATGTGCACTATAAAGGAATAAGAATTGACGAACGTCTTGTAGCCGACCTCATCGTAGAAGAAAACGTTGTTGTTGAAATTGTAAAAACCTCTGAAAATATTGCCTACCACCTTACCCGGCTGAATACCATTCTGTCGTTCACTGGTATCCAACTGGGCATATTGCTCGACCCATCGGCCGAACGTATTGTTGATGGTTTCAGAAAAGTGATTAACCCTAAAAAACTTTCACAATGA
- the rfbD gene encoding dTDP-4-dehydrorhamnose reductase has product MNILVTGSRGQLGYELQRIAATDRVHQWHFTDVAELDITSRDAVKGYFQAHDIDICINCAAYTAVDKAEDEPEKALLINAEAVGNLADACLLNKALLVHVSTDYVFDGRHFKPYEETHPIAPVSAYGKSKAEGEAILAGHQASSIIIRTSWLYSAHGLNFVKTMRKLGSERVELNVVYDQIGTPTWAADLARVIVIFADRYDRHPVKEIYHFSNEGVTSWYDFALQIMELSGLNCKINPIPSSAWPAKATRPFYSVLAKEKIKNQLQISIPHWKSSLIKCLEELNG; this is encoded by the coding sequence ATGAACATCCTTGTTACTGGTTCGCGTGGTCAGCTGGGTTACGAACTGCAACGCATCGCCGCTACCGACAGGGTGCACCAATGGCATTTTACGGATGTGGCAGAGCTGGATATCACCAGCCGCGATGCGGTGAAGGGTTATTTTCAGGCGCACGATATTGATATCTGTATCAACTGTGCCGCCTACACTGCCGTGGATAAAGCCGAAGACGAACCGGAAAAAGCGTTGCTGATCAACGCCGAAGCCGTAGGCAATCTGGCCGACGCATGCTTATTGAACAAGGCCCTGCTGGTGCATGTGAGCACCGACTATGTTTTCGACGGACGCCACTTTAAGCCCTATGAGGAAACACATCCCATTGCCCCGGTTTCGGCTTATGGCAAAAGCAAGGCCGAAGGCGAAGCCATCCTCGCCGGCCACCAGGCAAGCAGCATCATCATCCGCACTTCCTGGCTCTACAGCGCCCATGGGTTAAATTTTGTCAAGACCATGCGCAAACTCGGAAGCGAGCGTGTGGAGTTAAATGTGGTGTACGACCAGATTGGCACCCCAACCTGGGCCGCCGACCTGGCAAGGGTAATCGTGATTTTCGCCGACCGCTACGACCGCCACCCGGTGAAAGAGATTTACCATTTCAGCAACGAAGGCGTGACGAGCTGGTACGATTTTGCCCTGCAAATCATGGAGCTCTCGGGCCTCAACTGCAAGATTAACCCCATTCCGTCCTCAGCCTGGCCGGCAAAGGCCACGCGTCCGTTTTACAGTGTGCTGGCAAAAGAAAAAATCAAGAACCAGCTCCAGATCAGCATACCACATTGGAAATCAAGCCTGATCAAATGCCTGGAGGAACTCAATGGATAA
- a CDS encoding SDR family oxidoreductase, with the protein MKRILVTGGAGFIGSHLCDRLIAQGHDVVCLDNYFTGRKKNVAHLIGHPYFELVRHDVTAPYFAEVDEIYNLACPASPVHYQYNPIKTIKTSVMGAINMLGLAKRIKAKVLQASTSEVYGNPEQHPQKETYWGHVNPIGPRSCYDEGKRCAETLFMDYHIQNNVRIKIIRIFNTYGPRMHPNDGRVVSNFIVQALKGEDITIYGDGMQTRSFQYVDDLLNGMIAMMEAPDDFIGPVNIGNPGEFTMNELAEMILRLTGSKSKIVYLPLPQDDPMQRRPDISLAKEKLGWEPRIPLEQGLIKTIEYFEKELTGSNN; encoded by the coding sequence ATGAAACGAATTCTTGTAACCGGAGGAGCAGGGTTTATCGGCTCGCACCTGTGCGACAGGCTGATAGCTCAGGGCCACGATGTGGTTTGCCTCGACAACTATTTTACCGGACGAAAAAAAAATGTGGCACACCTCATCGGGCATCCCTATTTTGAGCTTGTCCGTCACGATGTGACCGCACCCTATTTTGCCGAGGTGGACGAAATTTACAACCTGGCCTGCCCTGCTTCGCCGGTACACTATCAGTACAACCCCATCAAAACCATCAAAACCTCCGTGATGGGAGCCATCAACATGCTCGGCCTGGCCAAACGAATCAAAGCCAAAGTGTTGCAGGCATCCACGAGCGAGGTATATGGCAACCCTGAACAACATCCCCAGAAAGAGACTTACTGGGGACATGTGAATCCCATTGGGCCGCGTTCGTGCTACGACGAAGGCAAGCGCTGCGCCGAGACCCTGTTTATGGACTACCACATCCAGAATAATGTGCGGATCAAAATCATCCGGATTTTCAATACCTATGGGCCGCGCATGCACCCCAACGACGGACGTGTAGTTTCGAACTTCATCGTGCAAGCCCTCAAAGGTGAAGATATCACCATCTATGGCGACGGAATGCAGACCCGCAGCTTTCAGTATGTGGACGATCTGCTCAATGGCATGATCGCCATGATGGAAGCACCAGACGATTTCATCGGGCCGGTCAACATTGGCAATCCGGGCGAATTCACCATGAACGAACTTGCCGAGATGATCCTCAGGCTCACCGGCAGCAAATCGAAGATCGTATATCTGCCTCTGCCTCAGGATGATCCGATGCAGCGACGGCCCGATATCAGCCTCGCCAAAGAAAAGCTGGGCTGGGAACCCCGCATCCCGCTCGAACAGGGACTCATCAAAACCATTGAGTACTTCGAAAAAGAACTGACCGGATCAAACAACTGA
- a CDS encoding UDP-glucose/GDP-mannose dehydrogenase family protein translates to MKITVVGTGYVGLVTGTCFAEVGIDVVCVDIDVNKIENLNKGIIPIYEPGLEDMVHRNMQKNRLSFSTELGPHLKDSQVIFSAVGTPPDEDGSADLKYVLDVARQVGENMEDYILMVTKSTVPVGTAEKVRAEIRKALEKRGLDIPFDVASNPEFLKEGAAIDDFMKPDRIVVGVDSPKAEEIMKRLYKPFTLNGHPVIFMDIVSAEMTKYAANAMLATKISFMNDIANLCEIVGADVNMVRKGIGSDRRIGPYFIYPGTGYGGSCFPKDVKALIHTAKQYGYNLRVLQAVEEVNEDQKSILFNKLNKYYNGDLKGKTIAVWGLSFKPNTDDMREAPSRVVIAKLLEAGAIVRAYDPVAMHEAKRIFNDRIEFAKDQYDALVDADALVVVTEWSEFKFPNFRVIKKLLRRHVIFDGRNIYDAKEMKAENIDYFCIGINTQKV, encoded by the coding sequence ATGAAAATCACCGTAGTAGGCACAGGTTATGTAGGTCTGGTCACCGGTACATGTTTTGCCGAAGTGGGCATCGATGTTGTATGCGTTGACATTGATGTCAATAAGATCGAAAACCTCAACAAAGGCATCATACCAATCTATGAGCCCGGACTCGAAGACATGGTGCACCGCAACATGCAGAAAAACCGTCTGAGCTTTTCAACCGAGCTTGGCCCCCACCTGAAAGACAGTCAGGTGATTTTCAGTGCGGTTGGTACACCTCCGGACGAAGATGGCAGTGCCGACCTCAAATACGTGCTCGATGTGGCACGTCAGGTTGGCGAAAACATGGAAGATTACATCCTGATGGTGACCAAAAGTACCGTGCCTGTCGGCACAGCCGAAAAAGTACGGGCCGAGATACGTAAAGCCCTGGAAAAGAGAGGTCTGGACATACCATTCGACGTAGCCTCCAACCCTGAGTTCCTCAAAGAAGGCGCCGCCATCGACGACTTTATGAAACCCGACCGTATTGTGGTCGGCGTTGACAGTCCCAAAGCCGAGGAGATCATGAAGCGCCTCTACAAACCATTTACCCTCAATGGTCATCCGGTGATTTTTATGGACATCGTTTCGGCCGAAATGACCAAATATGCTGCCAATGCCATGCTGGCCACCAAGATCAGTTTCATGAACGACATTGCCAACCTCTGCGAAATCGTGGGCGCCGATGTGAATATGGTGCGCAAAGGTATTGGCTCCGACCGGCGTATCGGACCTTACTTCATTTATCCCGGTACAGGTTACGGTGGTTCATGCTTCCCAAAAGACGTTAAAGCACTCATCCACACTGCAAAACAATATGGCTACAACCTGCGGGTGCTGCAGGCTGTGGAAGAAGTGAACGAAGACCAGAAATCCATCCTGTTCAACAAGCTCAACAAATACTACAACGGCGACCTTAAAGGAAAGACCATTGCGGTTTGGGGACTTTCGTTCAAACCCAATACCGACGATATGCGCGAAGCCCCATCGAGGGTGGTTATCGCCAAATTGCTCGAAGCCGGAGCCATCGTCAGGGCCTACGACCCTGTGGCCATGCACGAAGCCAAACGCATATTCAACGACAGGATTGAGTTTGCCAAAGACCAGTACGATGCCCTGGTGGATGCCGACGCCCTGGTGGTGGTTACCGAGTGGTCGGAATTCAAATTCCCCAACTTCCGGGTAATCAAAAAACTCCTGCGCAGACATGTCATCTTCGATGGCCGCAACATCTACGATGCCAAGGAAATGAAAGCCGAAAACATCGATTACTTCTGCATCGGTATCAACACCCAAAAGGTGTGA
- a CDS encoding S9 family peptidase, with product MNSTPFKSLVALFVALLAFSCQKKDQPADIQKVIGPPTELPAKDVLYPELLWMMGRIGEVQASPDGSRLLLTITYYDLQENKGNTDLWMMNADGSDFRRITVTAFGEFNPRWKDNETILFLSSEDGSVQLWESKTDGSAKKKLSNIEKGLNGFNLSPDGSKIVFTSDVKVNPTTTDLHPDLPKTTGRIQTDLMYRHWDHWVDDFSHVFVADFGPEGISNPKDIMEGEPWESPLRPFGGMEQISWSPDGKIVVYTARKRTGMAYAKSTNSDLYACNLETGQTTNLTEGMMGYDQNPVFSPDGKYLAWESMERDGYEADKIRLFVMNLETGEKQYLTKDFDQNVHSLVWSPDNSKIYFTSNWHALDQVYSINLTNNEIRKITEGVHSYTEVLLAGDRLIGKRMSMSSPVELFAIDEQSGGQQQITFVNKTIFNNIRLGKIEERWLTTTDNKQMHTWVIYPPDFDPAKKYPALLYCQGGPQSTVSQFWSFRWNLQLMAANGYIVVAPNRRGLPGFGQEWLEQISGDYGGQNMRDYLTAIDALAKEPYVDEQRLGAVGASYGGFSVYWLAGHHNKRFKAFIAHNGMFNLEQQYLETEEMWFVDWDLGGPYWDKNNKVAQWSYANSPHRFVDKWDTPILVIHSEKDYRIVASQGMAAFNAAILRGVPAQYLYFPDENHWVLKPQNSVLWQRTFFGWLDKWLKTS from the coding sequence ATGAATTCAACACCGTTCAAATCTTTAGTTGCGCTCTTTGTCGCATTGCTGGCCTTCTCGTGCCAGAAAAAAGATCAACCTGCAGATATTCAAAAAGTGATCGGGCCACCAACAGAACTACCTGCCAAAGATGTATTGTATCCTGAGCTACTCTGGATGATGGGCCGCATTGGCGAAGTGCAGGCTTCACCCGACGGCAGCCGCCTGCTGCTGACCATCACCTACTACGATTTGCAGGAAAACAAAGGAAACACCGACCTCTGGATGATGAATGCTGATGGCAGCGACTTCAGACGCATCACTGTGACGGCTTTTGGTGAGTTCAACCCGCGATGGAAGGACAACGAAACCATTCTGTTCCTCTCGTCCGAGGATGGCAGTGTGCAGCTTTGGGAAAGCAAGACCGACGGGAGTGCAAAAAAGAAACTCAGCAACATTGAGAAAGGCCTGAATGGCTTCAACCTGTCGCCCGACGGAAGCAAAATTGTCTTTACGTCCGACGTGAAAGTCAACCCGACCACCACCGACCTCCACCCCGACCTGCCAAAGACTACCGGACGCATACAAACCGACCTGATGTACAGGCACTGGGATCATTGGGTGGACGATTTCAGCCATGTGTTTGTAGCCGATTTCGGACCTGAAGGAATCAGCAACCCAAAAGACATCATGGAAGGCGAGCCCTGGGAATCGCCCCTAAGGCCCTTTGGTGGCATGGAACAAATCAGCTGGAGTCCCGACGGCAAGATTGTCGTTTACACTGCCCGCAAAAGAACCGGCATGGCTTATGCCAAATCCACCAACAGCGACTTGTATGCCTGTAATCTCGAAACAGGACAAACCACCAACCTCACCGAAGGCATGATGGGCTACGACCAAAACCCTGTGTTTTCGCCCGATGGAAAATATCTTGCATGGGAAAGCATGGAACGCGACGGGTATGAAGCCGACAAAATCAGGCTTTTTGTGATGAACCTCGAAACCGGCGAAAAACAATACCTCACCAAAGATTTCGATCAAAATGTGCACAGCCTGGTTTGGAGCCCCGACAACAGCAAAATTTATTTCACCAGCAATTGGCATGCCCTTGATCAGGTTTATAGCATTAACCTGACAAATAACGAGATACGAAAGATAACCGAGGGTGTGCACTCCTACACCGAAGTACTGCTTGCCGGCGACCGCCTCATCGGTAAGCGCATGTCGATGTCGTCGCCCGTGGAGTTGTTTGCCATTGATGAGCAATCGGGCGGGCAGCAGCAAATCACATTCGTCAATAAAACCATCTTCAACAACATCCGGCTGGGTAAGATCGAGGAACGCTGGCTGACCACCACCGACAACAAACAGATGCACACCTGGGTGATTTACCCGCCCGATTTCGATCCGGCAAAGAAGTATCCTGCCCTGCTCTATTGCCAGGGAGGACCACAAAGCACCGTCAGTCAGTTCTGGTCGTTCCGGTGGAACCTCCAGCTTATGGCTGCCAACGGGTATATCGTGGTAGCACCCAACAGGCGCGGTCTTCCAGGCTTTGGCCAGGAGTGGCTCGAGCAAATCAGCGGGGATTACGGCGGCCAAAATATGCGCGATTACCTGACTGCCATTGATGCCCTGGCCAAAGAACCTTATGTGGATGAACAACGGCTTGGCGCTGTCGGTGCAAGCTATGGCGGATTCTCGGTGTATTGGCTGGCCGGACACCACAACAAACGCTTTAAAGCCTTCATTGCCCACAACGGCATGTTCAACCTCGAGCAACAGTACCTCGAAACCGAAGAAATGTGGTTTGTTGACTGGGACCTTGGCGGACCATACTGGGACAAAAACAACAAGGTTGCCCAATGGTCGTATGCCAACTCACCCCACCGGTTTGTGGACAAGTGGGACACCCCTATACTTGTGATTCACAGCGAGAAAGACTATCGCATAGTTGCCTCCCAGGGAATGGCCGCCTTCAATGCAGCCATCCTGCGTGGGGTGCCAGCCCAATACCTCTACTTCCCCGACGAAAACCACTGGGTGCTTAAGCCACAAAACAGCGTACTCTGGCAGCGCACTTTCTTCGGCTGGCTCGACAAATGGCTAAAAACCAGCTGA
- a CDS encoding YqaE/Pmp3 family membrane protein: MSLFRVLLCILFPPLAVLDKGCGSVLIVFLLTLAGWVPGVIAALIINNKK; the protein is encoded by the coding sequence ATGTCGCTTTTCAGGGTTTTGTTGTGCATTTTGTTTCCTCCGCTGGCTGTGCTTGACAAAGGCTGCGGTTCGGTGCTCATTGTATTTTTGCTGACACTCGCAGGCTGGGTGCCCGGTGTGATTGCTGCATTGATAATCAACAATAAAAAGTGA
- the porQ gene encoding type IX secretion system protein PorQ, whose amino-acid sequence MKIYTNTTASFLLILGLLSGYLTNAQPTGRGTYSFLEAAVSSRLAALGGVPQTGVDNDLQFVQFNPALINPQMHNQLNLAFVDYFADVRFTNLQYGRSFDKFGDFAAGLQYHNYGRFEYADEAGQRSGRFGAADYALKIGWGRRLDSSFSIGAQAKWAVSQYESYTSFGLAVDVAGIYHSPEGWELALIARNIGSEIKSYLPGQASFMPFSMSLAFSQRLEHLPLRFFAVYDHLQKWDLTYLDPIDLRGRIDPITGRRNELKGIEKTADQLMRHIVMGGELSIGKNLRLRGSYNYRKRQEMLIPDKPALVGFAWGVGIRVSKFSIDYSRSTFHVVGSPNYLTVSTNLDAFR is encoded by the coding sequence ATGAAGATTTATACAAACACAACGGCAAGTTTTCTATTGATACTTGGCTTACTTTCAGGTTATCTGACCAATGCCCAGCCCACAGGACGAGGCACATATAGTTTTCTCGAGGCGGCGGTCAGTTCGCGATTGGCTGCCCTCGGGGGCGTGCCCCAAACCGGTGTGGACAACGACCTGCAGTTTGTGCAGTTCAATCCTGCGCTGATCAACCCCCAGATGCACAATCAGTTAAATCTTGCATTTGTGGATTACTTTGCCGATGTCAGGTTTACCAATCTGCAATATGGGCGCTCGTTCGATAAGTTCGGGGATTTTGCGGCCGGGCTGCAGTATCACAATTACGGTCGTTTTGAATACGCCGACGAGGCAGGACAACGATCGGGCAGGTTTGGCGCTGCCGATTATGCCCTGAAGATAGGGTGGGGGAGGCGGCTTGACAGCAGTTTCAGCATTGGCGCACAGGCAAAATGGGCGGTCTCGCAATACGAGTCGTACACTTCATTTGGCCTGGCTGTCGACGTGGCAGGTATTTATCACTCGCCAGAAGGCTGGGAACTGGCGCTGATAGCCCGAAACATCGGCAGCGAGATAAAATCCTACCTGCCGGGTCAGGCTTCGTTCATGCCTTTTTCCATGTCGCTGGCTTTCTCGCAGCGGCTTGAACATTTGCCGCTCAGGTTTTTTGCCGTGTACGATCATCTTCAGAAATGGGACCTGACCTATCTGGACCCCATCGACCTACGCGGACGCATCGACCCCATTACAGGCAGGCGAAACGAACTGAAAGGCATTGAGAAAACTGCCGACCAGCTGATGCGGCACATTGTGATGGGAGGTGAGCTCAGCATCGGAAAAAACCTCCGATTGCGCGGAAGCTACAATTACCGCAAACGGCAGGAGATGCTCATACCCGATAAGCCTGCACTGGTAGGTTTTGCCTGGGGAGTTGGCATCAGGGTATCAAAATTCAGCATCGATTATTCACGCTCTACCTTTCATGTGGTAGGCTCGCCTAACTACCTGACTGTTAGCACTAATCTTGACGCTTTCCGCTGA